The DNA window TCTTTAACTTCAGTTTAGGATAAGTAACCAAGTTCTTACTGAGTTGTGCACTTTTATTACTCCTAGGAACTGGTTTATGACCCTGTGCTTCTTTCCAAGCTTTGGTTTCATACTGCTCCACCAAGTGACTAGTGTAGATGTCAGGTGTCGGAGAATCTACCTGGGGTTCTAAAGTGAAATATAATCCACTTGCAGCTTCCTTTTCCTCTTCCCTTAGTCTGTGGACTGCATCATGGATCTTCTTCCGATGCTGCTGAATCATCACTCCAATGGCATCCAAATCGGGGTCCCCAATCTGTTTGCATACCTCCAAATCATCATACCCATTATCCACAAAGGATTCTGCATACTgagaaagctgcaatgctttcaGCCATTCATACACTATATTTGCACACATGGTGAGTAAAAAAAGCTCAAAAATATTCTAGTTAGGACCAATAAGTCACTTACTTCCAAAACATAAAGGATAAAATAAAACATCCAAAAGTTGTAATAAAAATCAGCGTCCAATAACGTGTACTGCTAGCTAACCCTTTACAAGGAGACAGCTGGGAAACAGCAATGAGCTAGGGTGCAGCACAGGTACCTGGTCTGTGTCATTCTGCAGCCAGGACATGCCAGTCCATGTACTGGAAATGTAAAAGCCGAGAGAAGAGACTGTAGACAGAGCCAGTCCAAGATCAGATCAACAGTAAAGTGATTCCACCTCAGCTGTCTCCTGCCTATAGAGCGCAGGGAGAATTCAGAGCAGGCGCCACCCCAGTGCCATGCTCCCAAAGATTTCCCAAACAAGTTAGTATTGAGCTGCACGCTGCTACTTTTTATTCCCTCGCATACGCCTCAGTGTGCAATGCTAGAGCAATCCTGTCAGCTTGTGCCTTCCACGCTCTTCTTAACAGTTGGCTTCTCTCCTCCCGCCCTGCCTTCATCTCTGGGATGCCAGACACACTTCTTGCTCCTCCACCAGTCAATACAAAATCATTCAATATTGTCTCAGGTTAGGCGGCAGCTTGTTGGCTTCTCTCGTCCTCCGGCCACACCTTCGTAGGTTTTTCGAGCTGATAGAATAGTTCCTTGTAGCTTCTTCTTGTAGCTTTCTCAATCTCGGCTGCacactattttttatttattgttccaGATTACATTCGCAGAGAGAGGATTACAAGTGGCGTTCAGCCGGCAGCCTCtgctgtgtgtgtgcatgtggggAGGGGACTTTGAGTCAAGATTAATCTGCAAGGGAATACAGCAGGCAATTTGGCTGTGGACAGTCTGCTTCCATAAGGTTCTTCGTGCCATTCACTCTTCCCTACAAGCAGTCTTTTATCTCTCTGCACAAATGctaattattttttacatttcctaTTTTCTTCCAGTCTCATTCATACAAACAAGGTGTCCTAAAGCCTTTAGTGAAATGTTCTAATGTGTCACTTATTCTGAATAGCAGTGGAAAGAAAGAATCTCAAAGATATAGCGTCAGCCTGAGCCTATTGTAAAGATGCCAAATCTGGCCTCTAAATACCCTCAGTGAACAGTTGTGCCCCACGTAACTGCAGTAATGTATGCACTATACAATAGCGGGATATAGAAGATGTTAGGTATGCAAAGCATGAATCTTAATGCACGCGGTTAATGGTTTTATTTAGCTATATAGTCTATGGTTTTCACATTATAGCAGGGGTTATAAGCAGATATTATTTTGGGTGCTATATCAAAGACCATGTGCAACCCCCGCAAGAGTCTTACTTAAGGAGCAAACTAAAATTTTGCAATGGGATAAAAGATTTTTTAAAAGGTAAAAGCAGTGACCCTTTGTAGACCTGGAGCGTGGTACTGGCTTCATTTCTGTTCACTACATTTTGGAGGAGATTTATCATGGGGGCAATTGTTACTTATTCTGTAGTCCGTGTTGAtgtaattttgtgacaaattcttCAAACGTTGCACAGTCTTTAATAAGTTTAAAGGGTTAATCCAGAACCTAGCAAAGATTGATATGGATTACCTCTGATCAAAGGGGATCGACACCTGGACTCAACTGTTGTGCCCCCCGGAAATTGTATACCAACGATACGCCTGTAACCAGcgctgttcctattcaagtaagtGGTCACCACAACTACATTATACAGACAGGAAGCGGTATGCAGTGTACTTTGGCCCATACACTGTAGCAGTGGCGCCAGGGACTTTAGCTCTGTTCCAATTCACTTGAATAGCAGCACAGGTCATTCTGCCAGTATACCTGGCATACAGCTTCCAGCgggtgaaacagctgatctgcatgggGTCCAGGTGTGAGACACTGAACAATCTAATTCTGATAATGTGGATAGCTCATCAAAATTCAACTTTGCTAGATCCTGAACAATCCCTTAaaggctaagggttggttcacactagtgcttgtattccgtctgcaaggagtccgcatggagacccccctggacggaatacaatcgcaattgcaagcgatgtgcttgcaaagcacatggagcccatagactatattgggctctgtgtgcttgctgcgcactgcccacacgaatgaattgtgcgggcagtgcgcggcaagcacacggagcccattatagtctatgggctccgtgtgcttaactgcacagcgcttgcattagctttggtattccgttcgggggggggggtcttcaagcggactccttgcggaaggaatacaagcgctagtgtgaaccaaccctatggCCCCAAGATGCGGAAACACAActctttttgttgtagattttcctGCCTTTTTTAAGTCAAAAAAGGAAGTGAATTTTGCCACCACTCTACTGAGGTTGCAACAATGTTtctgactttgataaatctggtacacAAACATGCCCACtttcacataatttttttttaaaagtgataTAGCAAAATTCTCACTTATGCAAGCCCAAAAAGACTTTTTTGCTTTCTAATGCCCGTTCATAATAATGGGAGTCATTAGGGACATACAGATTGTATACTATTTTAATCTGCCattaaaaaataggacatgtcctatgttTTATCATTTTCACAGATGAAAGTACCAATATAAGTCTTATATATATAAGTCTGTCTTTTTTTAATTGTGCCTCAAAATGGATTTGAGTCTCTGTGATGGCTGTTAAAAAATGGGGTCAAACAATAGACCGATGaggttcatccatttttttttaactatcaaTTAAAATGGATGAAAACCTGATTCAAAATGGACATTAAAGGCTGAAGCCTATCTactttgtggaaaagcagcttttttttgttgtatactttgctgcattttttgagacaaaagtcaggagtggattaagcagaaagaAGTCTAatggcttcctatatatttcccattccttttgaagccactcttgactttggttcaaagaaATGcactaaaatctgcagcaaaaaagcaggtTTTCCACAACTTGAGGATTCAgcccaaggctaaggccccacattgtgcattttgtgttgcagattttgctgtggttttctcaGCCAATGTTGGAAGTGGGTTAAACAAAAGAGAACATTtctaagtgcttcctttatattttccattccttttcaagccacttctgactttggcttaataaacgcagcaaaatctgccccccaAAAAACACCCTGATAGAATGTGGACTTTACAAACTGAAAATTTCATCCTTTTTTAATGCTGTTTTCTTCACTGTTGTGTGCATATAGAATCGATGTGTGAAAATTCCACATGCACAGCTGATAAATTCTCATTATTTCACGTAGATGTACTGAAATGATTTCCAGTTGCTGAAATTTCTGTAACAATCTGCAATGTATGAACATATCCAATGTCTACTTAAATATCTAAAAATACCTGAAAATCTACTTTTCCTGAATATCTGTATTCTGCTTCCACTGGTGTCATGAGTTCTGGATTGAAGAGATGAAGGATCCATTTTGTGGTTACACGGTAACTGACAGACGCTGTCGacttattagggtaagttcatagaGTTTTTTGCGCCAGATTTTCAGGTTTAACCCACTTCACGAAATCTTTCCAAACTCTcattaattttgttttttaaagcagattttgaggtggaatttgtggattttttttaccggacacattAGTACAACAGACTTTGATATAATGTGCATTAGGAGTATTGGGTACCTGTTGGAATGGAACCATTAGATCAGAGTAAGCAGAGCCTTAtctttaaggtgcattcacacagaggaaaatggcgctgaatttggtgtggaatccgcgtcagattcagcgctgaaaaaaagcctcaatgggttcaatggtttcctttttctgctaggcttttttttcagcactgaatctaacgtggattccacaccaaattcagcagaaaaaggaacccattgaagtcaatgggaggctttttttcagcacttaaTCTGATGCAGGTTccgcaccaaattcagcgccattttcctcagtgtgaatgcacccttgctACGTGCCTCTCTGTTGTCAATAATTTTATCACTTGGAAATAATATATCTAGTTGCTATGCAGCTGTTCTCTGGATATCATTGACTCTTCTAGGGGGGCTTTAAATTCTAGAAAGGTCCCTGCATATATTGCTAGTTAAGGGTAATATTTCTATACCTTTTAAATAAACCTCCAAGAGCACAAACACACATCCCCAATAGAGGCTAATGTGTTATTTCATGGTGTTTACTTAGACAGCCTTATAAAACTTTCATAGCTCCCATGTATGTCTAGTTGTATAGAGTTTGTAGATTGTTTTCTTACACAAGGATGTGACACCTGTTTGTGAACTTTTAACAGGGAACATGATGCCCTTGACAAAAGGGATAAGATATTTTATTTACTGTAAAAGTCTAACAAAGCAGGCATTGTTGTAGAAAGACATGCCAGCAGTTTTTTGTTATTGTATCTAGTGGTCACTGTCAAAAAGAATGCACAGTCAGAGTCTAGACATTCCCGTGTTCAAGCATTCATGTCCATGGTCATCTATTTGTTAATGCATTGTGGTGCAGTCAGCTTAGGTAGTGTGCTAGTACACAGCACAATAACTGGGACTTGACAAGCAAATACCTTACAATAACAAAAGTTTCTGAAATAGTTCACCAAAAAGTTTTCCCTGGAATTATTACATAGAACATGTAATCTAAAGCATATTTGTAGGAAAGTTTAACTAAACATGTACACAAACGTGATAACAGATGTGTTTGTAATGTCTATTACATGTCCATTTGTAGAACAATGGGAAACAAAGGGGACATACACATGTCACTTTTTCAATGGACTGTTAAAAAAACAGGACATCTTATAGTTTTGTCCATTGTCTTGGATTGCCTATTTTAAGTCAATAGGTCCATTTTTAACATTTGTATCTGTTTGATGGCTGGTAAAAACAGACAAGTTggcggaataaaaaaaaaatacagaccaATGAAATTCAGTCTTTTTTTGGTAACTGTCAGTTAACAGATGACGAACTGATGCAAAACTTACAAAAATGGAGCACTACAGACAACAATAATGGAAAACAATCATCAAGTTAAGCTAGTACATCCATAGGGGTTTATGAAAGCCAACATCTAAACCTTGGGGGACCTGTCCTTATCATTtctacctatcagtatgtgtgaCTAGTGCAGGGCATATGTACCACCAATACCAAACACTGGTGAGATGTTTGCccattatcagacattctacttGCTCTTACATTCTTTGTGAGTATTTTATCCCACATGCTGGAAACTCTTTTTAGGTACATTTACTTATACGGTCTCAAAGTTAttataaagttagactagacagtctccaAATTGCATTATTAATTATGATAACTCTATTGCATTATTAGACAGATGGAGGTTAAATTTGAAGTTTATTAGATAATCTAATCTAACTTTGAACCTCCTTTTCATTGGCTTAGTTTACACAAGgaaaatttgccaaaattttggctCATGTTTGGCGCACAGTATTTTAAAGAGGTCCTGCCAACAATTTCAGAATGCTAAATGCCATACGCAATTTGATTCTCGCTGTTCCCCTGAACAAGTtcgtgtttttctttttaaagtccatcaacccattcaaaagatatggctccAGGAACGTTACATGTGAACTAGTGCTGATTTTGCAGTTTCTCACCcacatggagaatcagagctagtttacaGGGGCCATATTTTTTGAATGGGTGGACAAGTTTTAAAGAGTAAAACACCAAATTGATCAAGCGCACAGTGATCAGCAAATGATGTGtgacatttagcattttgtacttagTTACAGGTTCTCTTAAAGTAGGCCACAGCCACTTTCTTCCAAGTCATGCTTTTTATCAGCAAAGCCATGACCCTTTTCCATTACAGttgtaaaagtgtctaaaaacAGTCCAAAACAGTTAGCAAATTAACACATTAGCAAATTGCTAATTAATTTAGAATTCTGgacataatatatacacacacatacatatatgagtATATGCAGCATATGTGTTTTTTGTAATTTGCACATGCATTTCACATTGTTAAAAACAGCATGCatagttataaaaataaataaataaataaaaaatgtgtttgtctacctgtccttgcTGCTACCTGTAATCAAACTACAGCGTGAAGCAGTTGCTGTCTTGTCAGGTGCTCAGGACCAGCCCCAACCTCCTCCTGGCTAGTCTGGCAGTCAGTTTAGTTTAGAAGATACTGCTTTCATCAGTAATGATGCTCATGGTGAGTGTGGATAACAACTGAAGTCATGTGAACAAAGAACAGCACATAATTAGGAGCAGTACTAATTCATACGGGAAATCTGCGTGTCATATTCCGTTGCGGctaccgcaacgggatgccgttgcagtgcacggcatcctgtcgtggctttccgctccggattaggtgcaaatgaatggacctagtccagacAGTGCTATCACAAGGCGGACGCCACAGCTGATttagccacggaatccacctgaagaaagggcagcttgtttcttttttctgctagcggcaacatgatgctagtggaaaaaagaacgctaacggcctacatagaccaccattatgagggagcggattatgacgtggattccgctccaaaatcctccccctcttgccccgtgtgaacgggccctaagtgaTTTTAACAGAGCCTATGTTGCTCACACAATGCTGCAAAATGGGTAGGACATTTTTATGTGGTCTCACATAAtgtctaaaaataataataataatttcagaaAACTACTTTAAAAGTAGAGACAATGCCAGAATCTAACATTTGAAAAGGATTTTTCTTATAAACACTAAATAAGCAAATAAGCATAAAAAAGCAAAAACCTTTTTGTGTCATGTTTTAGTGTAGAGATGGGCCTGCATAAATGTTTATTCTGGTGGTTTTTCCATCCTTAACTGATTCCAGCATTTTCAGCATCAAATAATGACCTTTCCAATGGTGCCCCTGAGATTTCTGTTGCTGAACAGTCGAGAGTTTAAAACCTTAGACCAGCATATGCAAATTTACATTAACTAGTCATGGGGCAAATTTACCTaaatggtccattcacacggaggaaaatggtgaggaatttggtgtggaatttcagcactgaaaaaaagcctcccattgactagtCATGCAGTCTTTGCAGTAAACCACACCCTGTGAGATGTGATTGACATGTCCCTCACTGTCGGACATTGGCCTGATAACCTTCCTAACTGCCAACTTCACAGAGGGTTAATTAGCAACATGACTGCATGAGTAGATGAAGCTGCTCCCAAacacccttaggctgggttcacacagggtttcttggtccagaacctgaggcggaggaatgggcctagtccagaggagggagtgtcttcaggcggattcgcgaggcgatttggcctgaagaatgagcatgtcacttcttttttctgggagctggaacaaacggctcccagaaaaaagaactgactggctcccattgatttcaatgggagctgtctttttggtcaggattttgaggcttatacgacctcaaaatcctgaccaaagaaccctgtgtgaacttacacttaCTAGTtatggctaggttcatatctgcactcggggattccattccccattctgcttgaaaaatgtggtgagaaaagtcctgcaagcagcactattctctctgcattttacagaaacccagtggaaccccactatagtctatggggtctgggggTTTCTGGGGGTAACTGCTATTTAAGTGGACTGGgactccatttttcgggtccccaaat is part of the Leptodactylus fuscus isolate aLepFus1 chromosome 3, aLepFus1.hap2, whole genome shotgun sequence genome and encodes:
- the SASH1 gene encoding SAM and SH3 domain-containing protein 1 isoform X3, with the protein product MCANIVYEWLKALQLSQYAESFVDNGYDDLEVCKQIGDPDLDAIGVMIQQHRKKIHDAVHRLREEEKEAASGLYFTLEPQVDSPTPDIYTSHLVEQYETKAWKEAQGHKPVPRSNKSAQLSKNLVTYPKLKLKIMIRDKLIRDGVNLSKPPFSKKF
- the SASH1 gene encoding SAM and SH3 domain-containing protein 1 isoform X2, whose protein sequence is MCANIVYEWLKALQLSQYAESFVDNGYDDLEVCKQIGDPDLDAIGVMIQQHRKKIHDAVHRLREEEKEAASGLYFTLEPQVDSPTPDIYTSHLVEQYETKAWKEAQGHKPVPRSNKSAQLSKNLVTYPKLKLKIMIRDKLIRDGVNLSKPPFSKKQF